One genomic segment of Amycolatopsis sp. WQ 127309 includes these proteins:
- a CDS encoding YdcF family protein, whose amino-acid sequence MNFAGAALPLAAGVALLVFLIRLAREPRRLGNAVWLGVALLLTGAWLLREALHLEWLTPIVAVLLAAIAVIVALVLPAALIFNGAQMWRKEGRSKGNLLSLALGVGLITLEVLFFVPLGRWGTALVAIAIVLTSYFGFLLTSLLVYSVLYSRVGRHRDVEAIIVLGCGLAGDRVPPLLAGRLDRAIRLYEREPAHPPLLVVSGGKGPGESVTEADAMHGYLRERGVPEDRIRREDQATTTEENLRFSAALLPQSDRAGRVLAVTSNYHVFRTAVECRRLGLPIHATGSPTARYFLPSALLREFAALILHYRRTTIAACVLITGAGVALAVV is encoded by the coding sequence GTGAACTTCGCCGGAGCCGCGCTGCCCTTGGCCGCCGGTGTCGCGCTGCTCGTCTTCCTGATCCGGCTCGCGCGCGAACCGCGCCGGCTCGGGAACGCCGTCTGGCTCGGGGTCGCGTTGCTGCTGACCGGCGCCTGGCTGCTGCGCGAGGCCCTGCACCTCGAGTGGCTGACCCCGATCGTCGCCGTGCTGCTGGCGGCGATCGCGGTGATCGTCGCGCTGGTGCTGCCCGCCGCGCTGATCTTCAACGGCGCGCAGATGTGGCGGAAGGAAGGCCGCAGCAAGGGAAACCTGCTGTCACTGGCCCTGGGCGTCGGGCTGATCACGCTCGAAGTGCTCTTCTTCGTCCCGCTCGGCCGCTGGGGCACGGCACTGGTGGCGATCGCCATCGTGCTCACGAGTTACTTCGGGTTCCTGCTCACGTCGCTGCTGGTCTACTCCGTGCTCTACAGCCGGGTCGGGCGCCACCGGGACGTCGAGGCGATCATCGTCCTCGGCTGCGGGCTCGCCGGCGACCGCGTCCCGCCCCTGCTCGCCGGCCGCCTCGACCGCGCGATCCGGCTCTACGAACGGGAACCCGCGCACCCGCCGCTGCTGGTCGTCTCCGGCGGGAAGGGCCCGGGCGAGAGCGTCACGGAGGCCGACGCGATGCACGGCTACCTGCGCGAGCGCGGCGTCCCGGAGGACCGGATCCGCCGCGAGGACCAGGCGACGACGACCGAGGAGAACCTGCGGTTCTCGGCCGCGCTGCTCCCCCAGTCCGATCGGGCGGGCCGGGTGCTGGCCGTGACGAGCAACTACCACGTCTTCCGCACGGCGGTGGAGTGCCGCCGCCTCGGGCTGCCGATCCACGCGACCGGCTCCCCCACCGCGCGCTACTTCCTGCCGAGCGCCCTGCTGCGCGAGTTCGCGGCGCTGATCCTGCACTACCGCCGCACCACGATCGCGGCGTGCGTCCTGATCACCGGGGCGGGCGTCGCACTCGCCGTCGTCTAG
- a CDS encoding TetR/AcrR family transcriptional regulator codes for MTEEPREGLRERKKRLTRETLAANAERMFRERGFDQVTVAEVAGASDVSVKTLFVYFDSKEDLVFADEYSLLDRIEQRLAGRPAGTSPAEAVRRLAHELIDGTLPGDDSEGIVAFARLIGENPALHSRLQLMWERYEQRLAATLATEAGGSPFDPATRAAAALLITPFRVLTSSDVRGRIPDDGAATWIDACFTLIEKGLPG; via the coding sequence ATGACCGAGGAGCCGCGCGAAGGACTGCGGGAGCGCAAGAAGCGCCTGACCCGCGAGACGCTGGCCGCCAACGCCGAGCGGATGTTCCGGGAGCGCGGCTTCGACCAGGTGACCGTCGCCGAGGTCGCCGGGGCCTCCGACGTGTCGGTGAAGACGTTGTTCGTCTACTTCGACAGCAAGGAGGACCTCGTCTTCGCCGACGAGTACTCCCTGCTCGACCGGATCGAGCAGCGGCTGGCCGGCCGCCCGGCGGGCACCTCGCCCGCCGAGGCGGTCCGCCGCCTGGCCCACGAGCTCATCGACGGGACGCTGCCCGGCGACGACTCCGAGGGCATCGTCGCGTTCGCGCGGCTGATCGGCGAGAACCCGGCGCTGCACAGCCGGCTGCAGCTGATGTGGGAACGCTACGAGCAGCGCCTCGCGGCCACGCTCGCGACCGAGGCGGGCGGCTCCCCGTTCGACCCGGCCACGCGCGCGGCGGCGGCGTTGCTGATCACCCCGTTCCGGGTGCTGACCAGCTCCGACGTCCGCGGCCGCATCCCCGACGACGGCGCCGCGACGTGGATCGACGCCTGCTTCACGCTCATCGAGAAGGGGCTGCCGGGCTAG
- a CDS encoding Fur family transcriptional regulator translates to MSDAAGMLRAAGLRVTAPRRAVLTWLAQHPHSTVDAIGTGVRAMLDSVSTQAIYDVLGACTEAGLIRRIELPGHPARFERRAGDNHHHVVCRGCGRTEDVDCAVGATPCLTPGTGHGFTIDEAEVVFWGFCPGCAANHHAERGPQ, encoded by the coding sequence ATGAGCGATGCGGCCGGCATGTTACGAGCGGCGGGTCTGCGGGTAACCGCGCCCCGGCGGGCGGTGCTGACCTGGCTGGCGCAGCACCCTCATTCCACTGTGGACGCCATCGGCACCGGCGTCCGCGCCATGCTGGACTCCGTGTCCACCCAGGCGATCTACGACGTCCTGGGCGCGTGCACGGAAGCCGGCCTGATCCGGCGGATCGAGCTGCCCGGGCACCCCGCCCGGTTCGAGCGGCGAGCCGGGGACAACCACCACCACGTCGTGTGCCGCGGGTGCGGGCGGACCGAGGACGTCGACTGCGCGGTCGGCGCCACACCCTGCCTCACCCCCGGCACCGGGCACGGCTTCACCATCGACGAGGCGGAAGTGGTGTTCTGGGGCTTCTGCCCCGGGTGCGCCGCGAACCACCACGCAGAAAGAGGACCGCAGTGA
- a CDS encoding alpha/beta hydrolase, translating to MTFRFESVSESTLDQMRGINAQLAAADLPDPTTAEGLAVMRGTTFQVPAATELVPTDRRVSGPAGEATVRIIRPAGPVTGVVFHVHGGGFVLGAPADDDAINDLLARTAGVAVVSTRYRLAPEHTFPAPIEDCLAAAVWLAGAVEEEFGTDRIVVSGYSAGGNLAAHTLLLLRDGFPELFGRVVGASLVFGVYDLSRTPSSRSATPDTPVLPPRWLDQFVGLAFPGLDKEKLRDGGISPLYADLHGMPPALFTVGERDPLLDDSLFMAARWRAAGGRSELAVWPESPHGFVGMTPPTGLPAQHRINAWVKALLSEKQPAE from the coding sequence ATGACCTTCCGGTTCGAATCCGTGTCCGAGTCCACTTTGGACCAGATGCGCGGGATCAACGCACAGCTCGCCGCCGCCGACCTCCCGGACCCCACCACCGCCGAAGGGCTGGCGGTGATGCGCGGAACGACGTTCCAGGTCCCGGCGGCGACCGAGCTGGTTCCGACCGACCGCAGGGTGTCCGGGCCCGCGGGCGAGGCGACCGTGCGGATCATCCGGCCGGCCGGCCCGGTGACCGGCGTCGTGTTCCACGTGCACGGCGGCGGTTTCGTGCTCGGCGCGCCCGCGGACGACGACGCGATCAACGACCTGCTGGCGCGCACGGCGGGCGTCGCCGTGGTGTCCACCCGCTACCGGCTCGCACCGGAGCACACGTTCCCCGCTCCGATCGAGGACTGCCTCGCGGCGGCGGTGTGGCTGGCGGGCGCGGTGGAGGAGGAGTTCGGCACCGACCGGATCGTGGTGTCCGGGTACTCGGCGGGCGGCAACCTGGCGGCGCACACGTTACTGCTCCTGCGGGACGGCTTCCCCGAGCTGTTCGGACGAGTCGTCGGAGCGAGCCTGGTGTTCGGGGTCTACGACCTGTCGCGCACGCCGAGTTCACGCTCGGCCACGCCGGACACCCCGGTGCTGCCGCCGCGCTGGCTCGACCAGTTTGTCGGGCTGGCGTTCCCGGGGCTGGACAAGGAGAAGCTCCGCGACGGCGGTATCTCCCCGCTCTATGCCGACCTGCACGGAATGCCGCCGGCCCTGTTCACCGTGGGAGAACGAGACCCCCTGCTGGACGACTCGCTGTTCATGGCCGCACGCTGGCGCGCCGCGGGCGGGCGAAGCGAACTGGCGGTGTGGCCGGAGTCCCCACACGGTTTCGTCGGAATGACCCCACCGACCGGCCTGCCGGCACAGCACCGGATCAACGCATGGGTGAAGGCGCTGCTGAGCGAGAAGCAACCGGCCGAGTGA
- a CDS encoding DNA polymerase ligase N-terminal domain-containing protein yields MEDLRPAFVLHEHWRPRHHFDLRLEENGVLRSWAVPRGLPPTSGANRLAVAVPDHAMDHLGYEDEHKKVADTGWWEEHDRTPKRMLFTLHGREGDVRYALIDTGRDWLLHRTKDQPA; encoded by the coding sequence ATGGAAGACCTGCGCCCGGCGTTCGTGCTCCACGAGCACTGGCGGCCCCGGCACCACTTCGACCTGCGCTTGGAGGAGAACGGCGTGCTGCGGTCGTGGGCCGTCCCGCGCGGCCTGCCGCCGACCTCGGGCGCCAACCGGCTCGCGGTTGCCGTGCCCGACCACGCGATGGATCACCTCGGCTACGAGGACGAGCACAAGAAGGTCGCCGACACCGGCTGGTGGGAGGAGCACGACCGCACGCCCAAGCGAATGCTGTTCACGCTGCACGGCCGGGAAGGTGACGTCCGTTACGCGTTGATCGACACGGGCCGCGACTGGCTGCTGCACCGGACCAAGGACCAGCCCGCCTAG
- a CDS encoding catalase — MTQIHPEPTTTDAGIPVESDEHSLTVGADGPILLHDNYLIEQMAQFNRERVPERQPHAKGSGAFGRFEVTGDVSAYTKAAVFQPGTKTDLLIRFSTVAGERGSPDTWRDPRGFAVKFYTSEGNYDMVGNNTPVFFLRDPLKFQHFIRSQKRRADNNLRDHDMQWDFWTLSPESAHQVTWLMGDRGIPRTWRHMNGYSSHTYMWVNAGGERFWVKYHFKTDQGVETFTQDEADQMAAADTDYHTRDLYESIEAGDHPSWTLKVQVMPFEDAKTYRFNPFDLTKVWPHADYPLIDVGRMTLDRNPTDHHTEIEQAAFEPSNLVPGIGASPDKMLLGRLFSYPDAHRYRIGANYKQLPVNAPVSPVHSYSKDGAMRYTKVADPVYAPNSKSGPHADVAKYGRPAGWHTDGDMVRTAYTLREEDDDWGQAGTMIREVFDDAGRERFVDNVVGHLLNGVTEPVLQRAFDYWRNVDKDIGDRIESGVRAKADEKDPKAAKQANPARSSMQKKA; from the coding sequence GTGACGCAGATCCATCCCGAACCGACCACCACCGACGCCGGCATTCCCGTCGAAAGCGACGAACACTCGCTCACCGTCGGGGCGGACGGCCCGATCCTGCTGCACGACAACTACCTCATCGAGCAGATGGCGCAGTTCAACCGCGAGCGCGTCCCCGAGCGGCAGCCGCACGCCAAAGGCAGTGGTGCCTTCGGGCGGTTCGAGGTGACCGGCGACGTCAGCGCGTACACGAAGGCCGCGGTGTTCCAGCCGGGGACGAAGACCGACCTGCTGATCCGGTTCTCCACCGTCGCCGGCGAGCGGGGCAGCCCCGACACCTGGCGCGACCCGCGCGGCTTCGCGGTCAAGTTCTACACCAGCGAAGGCAACTACGACATGGTCGGGAACAACACCCCGGTGTTCTTCCTGCGCGACCCGTTGAAGTTCCAGCACTTCATCCGCTCGCAGAAGCGCCGCGCCGACAACAACCTGCGCGACCACGACATGCAGTGGGACTTCTGGACGCTGTCGCCGGAGTCGGCGCACCAGGTGACGTGGCTGATGGGCGACCGCGGCATCCCGCGGACCTGGCGCCACATGAACGGCTACAGCTCGCACACCTACATGTGGGTCAACGCCGGCGGTGAGCGCTTCTGGGTGAAGTACCACTTCAAGACCGACCAGGGTGTCGAGACCTTCACCCAGGACGAGGCCGACCAGATGGCCGCCGCCGACACCGACTACCACACGCGCGACCTGTACGAGTCGATCGAGGCCGGCGACCATCCCAGCTGGACGCTCAAGGTCCAGGTCATGCCGTTCGAGGACGCCAAGACCTACCGGTTCAACCCGTTCGACCTCACGAAGGTGTGGCCGCACGCCGACTACCCGCTCATCGACGTCGGCCGGATGACGCTGGACCGGAACCCGACCGACCACCACACCGAGATCGAGCAGGCCGCGTTCGAGCCGAGCAACCTGGTGCCGGGGATCGGCGCGAGCCCGGACAAGATGCTGCTGGGCCGGCTGTTCTCCTACCCGGACGCGCACCGCTACCGGATCGGCGCGAACTACAAGCAGCTGCCGGTCAACGCGCCCGTGTCGCCGGTGCACAGCTACAGCAAGGACGGCGCGATGCGCTACACCAAGGTCGCCGACCCGGTGTACGCGCCGAACTCCAAGAGCGGCCCGCACGCCGATGTCGCGAAGTACGGCCGGCCGGCGGGCTGGCACACCGACGGCGACATGGTCCGCACGGCGTACACGCTGCGCGAGGAGGACGACGACTGGGGCCAGGCCGGCACGATGATCCGTGAGGTCTTCGACGACGCCGGCCGCGAGCGGTTCGTCGACAACGTCGTGGGTCACCTGCTCAACGGCGTCACCGAGCCGGTGCTGCAGCGCGCCTTCGACTACTGGCGCAACGTCGACAAGGACATCGGCGACCGGATCGAGTCGGGCGTCCGCGCCAAGGCCGACGAGAAGGACCCGAAGGCGGCGAAGCAGGCGAACCCCGCCCGGTCGAGCATGCAGAAGAAGGCCTGA
- a CDS encoding TetR family transcriptional regulator, producing MTPRDPEAKRRALLEAALAEFAEHGIAGARIDRLAGRARCSVGLVYTYFGGKEELFHAVFDQVVVRTTEQAPLSPDDLPEYAGALFDGQTAHPEVMRLAAWHRLEQPGRRPAIEAITKANRAKFDAIRQAQEEGRLSTRFTAPELLMLTINTASMWAHQNQEISDLGPQEHAARRATIVDAVRRLVEP from the coding sequence ATGACACCCCGAGATCCCGAGGCGAAGCGCCGCGCACTGCTGGAGGCCGCGCTGGCCGAGTTCGCCGAGCACGGCATCGCCGGCGCGCGGATCGACCGGCTCGCCGGCCGGGCCCGGTGCAGCGTGGGCCTCGTCTACACCTACTTCGGCGGCAAGGAGGAACTCTTCCACGCCGTGTTCGACCAGGTCGTCGTGCGGACGACGGAGCAGGCCCCGCTCTCCCCCGACGACCTGCCGGAGTACGCGGGCGCCCTCTTCGACGGGCAGACCGCTCATCCGGAGGTGATGCGCCTCGCCGCGTGGCACCGGCTGGAGCAGCCGGGTCGCCGGCCGGCGATCGAAGCCATCACCAAGGCGAACCGGGCGAAGTTCGACGCGATCCGGCAGGCCCAGGAGGAAGGCAGGCTGTCCACGCGTTTCACCGCCCCGGAACTGCTGATGCTCACCATCAACACCGCCTCGATGTGGGCCCACCAAAACCAGGAGATCAGCGACCTGGGCCCCCAGGAGCACGCGGCCAGACGCGCCACGATCGTCGACGCCGTACGCAGACTGGTCGAGCCGTAG
- a CDS encoding fatty acyl-AMP ligase: MNLAPESPATDTLTACLRHWAKVKADDPALTFADFSADRDGRRRTLTWRELARRVDAAAGALPVRPGDRVAVLCPQGIDYVVGFLAAIAAGAIAVPLFAPGLPGRAGRLTAVLADCAPAAVVTTSAARPAVEELLGAGVAVVAVDRVDAVRTRPAPEAQASDVAYLQYTCGSTRSPAGVVLTHANVLANVRQATRGLGLDPEEATTVSWLPLFHEMGLVLGLITPLVLGLRSVLMDPLAFIERPIRWLELLGDRPGAWTAAPNFAFRYCASRVREADRARLRLGGVAGIINGAEPINPDFLDRFHTAFAVAGYRPRQTRPSYGLAEATVFVTTADAAPRVTTFDRDALGEGVAIEAGDGVRLVACGAPAGQHVALVDPDTAVALPDGAVGEIWVHGPNVGDGYWQQPIDSTETFGARLTGDQRGLPAGPWLRTGDLGVRHDGALYIAGRLKDLVIVDGRNHYPQDVEATVADANQAIRPGSVAAFAVAAADTGGAVVVAEHRGHAELSEQSERDLTATVRRLVAAAHGLALRDVVLVPRGQVPRTSSGKIARSACRDRYLAHAYGKALVR; encoded by the coding sequence ATGAACCTGGCCCCGGAGAGCCCGGCGACTGACACCCTGACCGCGTGCCTGCGGCACTGGGCGAAGGTCAAGGCCGACGACCCCGCGCTGACCTTCGCCGACTTCAGCGCCGACCGCGACGGGCGGCGGCGGACCCTCACCTGGCGGGAGCTGGCCCGGCGCGTCGACGCCGCGGCGGGCGCGCTGCCGGTCCGGCCCGGCGACCGGGTGGCCGTGCTCTGCCCGCAGGGCATCGACTACGTCGTCGGGTTCCTCGCCGCGATCGCCGCGGGCGCGATCGCCGTGCCGCTGTTCGCTCCCGGCCTGCCCGGGCGCGCCGGGCGGCTCACCGCGGTGCTCGCCGACTGCGCGCCCGCGGCCGTCGTCACGACGTCCGCCGCGCGGCCCGCCGTCGAGGAGTTGCTCGGAGCCGGCGTGGCCGTCGTGGCCGTCGACCGCGTCGACGCGGTCCGGACGAGGCCCGCCCCGGAAGCGCAGGCAAGCGACGTCGCGTACCTGCAGTACACGTGCGGCTCCACCCGCTCTCCCGCCGGCGTGGTGCTGACCCACGCGAACGTGCTCGCCAACGTGCGGCAGGCCACCCGCGGGCTCGGCCTCGACCCCGAGGAGGCGACGACGGTCTCGTGGCTGCCGCTGTTCCACGAAATGGGTCTGGTCCTCGGCCTGATCACGCCGCTGGTGCTGGGCCTGCGCTCGGTGCTGATGGACCCGCTGGCCTTCATCGAACGCCCGATCCGCTGGCTGGAACTGCTCGGTGACCGGCCCGGCGCGTGGACCGCCGCGCCGAACTTCGCCTTCCGCTACTGCGCGAGCCGCGTGCGGGAAGCCGACCGCGCCCGGCTGCGCCTCGGCGGCGTCGCCGGGATCATCAACGGGGCCGAGCCGATCAACCCGGACTTCCTCGACCGGTTCCACACGGCCTTCGCCGTCGCCGGCTACCGGCCGCGGCAGACGCGCCCGTCCTACGGCCTGGCCGAGGCGACCGTCTTCGTGACCACCGCCGACGCCGCTCCGCGCGTCACGACGTTCGACCGCGACGCGCTCGGCGAAGGCGTCGCGATCGAGGCGGGTGACGGCGTCCGGCTGGTCGCCTGCGGTGCGCCGGCGGGCCAGCACGTGGCGCTCGTCGACCCGGACACCGCCGTCGCGCTCCCGGACGGGGCGGTCGGCGAGATCTGGGTCCACGGCCCCAACGTCGGCGACGGGTACTGGCAGCAGCCGATCGACAGCACGGAAACCTTCGGCGCCCGGCTGACCGGCGACCAACGTGGGTTGCCGGCCGGGCCGTGGCTGCGCACCGGCGACCTCGGCGTCCGCCACGACGGCGCGCTCTACATCGCCGGCCGGCTCAAGGACCTCGTCATCGTCGACGGCCGCAACCACTACCCGCAGGACGTCGAGGCGACCGTCGCCGACGCGAACCAGGCGATCCGCCCGGGCAGCGTGGCCGCGTTCGCCGTCGCGGCGGCCGACACCGGGGGCGCGGTCGTCGTCGCAGAGCACCGCGGCCACGCCGAGCTGTCCGAGCAGTCCGAACGGGACCTGACCGCGACGGTCCGGCGGCTCGTGGCCGCCGCGCACGGGCTGGCGCTGCGCGACGTCGTCCTCGTGCCGCGGGGCCAGGTCCCGCGGACGTCCAGCGGCAAGATCGCCCGCAGCGCCTGCCGCGACCGCTACCTCGCCCACGCGTACGGAAAGGCCTTGGTGCGATGA
- a CDS encoding oxidoreductase produces the protein MDIPSQVGKRALVTGGTGGIGFETVVALAGAGAEVVVAGRGRAKVDQAVAAVREAVGTAKVEGLVLDLASLASIDGAASAVLAGGQPLDLLINNAGVMAVPERRETADGFELTFGTNHLGHFALTGRLLPALLAAPAARVVTVSAKVARNKGATLEDPLSAQSYGSGMASYTKSKLANVVFTLELARRAAGTRITAVAVHPGTSNTGLQQHLPKYMQVMASVVLERFVGQSPADAARPSLYAATNSGVKAGDFVVPDGRAELRGAPHVAEMPPAATDPAVGRRLWELSEQLTHVSYSFR, from the coding sequence ATGGACATCCCTTCGCAGGTCGGGAAGCGTGCACTGGTCACCGGGGGCACCGGCGGGATCGGGTTCGAGACGGTGGTGGCGCTGGCCGGGGCCGGGGCCGAGGTGGTCGTCGCCGGCCGGGGGAGGGCCAAGGTCGACCAGGCGGTCGCCGCGGTGCGCGAGGCCGTCGGCACCGCCAAGGTGGAGGGGCTGGTGCTCGACCTGGCCTCGCTGGCCTCGATCGACGGGGCCGCCTCCGCCGTGCTCGCCGGCGGGCAGCCACTCGACCTGCTGATCAACAACGCGGGCGTCATGGCCGTGCCCGAGCGGCGGGAGACCGCGGACGGGTTCGAGCTGACCTTCGGGACCAACCACCTCGGGCACTTCGCGCTGACCGGGCGCCTGCTGCCGGCCCTGCTGGCCGCGCCCGCGGCCCGGGTGGTGACGGTGAGCGCGAAGGTGGCGCGGAACAAGGGCGCGACGCTCGAGGATCCGCTGAGCGCGCAGTCCTACGGCTCGGGGATGGCCTCGTACACGAAGTCGAAGCTGGCGAACGTGGTCTTCACGCTGGAGCTGGCGCGACGGGCGGCCGGAACCAGGATCACCGCCGTCGCCGTGCACCCGGGCACGAGCAACACGGGGCTGCAGCAGCACCTGCCGAAGTACATGCAGGTCATGGCGTCGGTGGTGCTCGAGCGGTTCGTGGGCCAGAGCCCGGCCGACGCGGCCCGGCCGTCCCTGTATGCCGCGACGAACTCCGGCGTCAAGGCGGGTGACTTCGTCGTGCCGGACGGGCGCGCCGAGCTTCGCGGGGCTCCGCACGTCGCCGAGATGCCCCCGGCCGCCACCGATCCCGCCGTCGGGCGTCGGCTGTGGGAACTGTCCGAACAGCTGACGCACGTCAGCTACTCCTTCCGGTGA
- a CDS encoding maleylpyruvate isomerase family mycothiol-dependent enzyme codes for MIPELNAERCRLALEDHVLRLAKSAVTAGARTSVPTCPDWTVKDLVQHVGQTLHWVSELVERRVSDPTELPSAEKPKAPKVAEWQDWLSDAAARAVAACSDEALADSVFNAADDKRTGAEFWLHSLLNEAVIHGYDAAAAAGDDYDLGYDLDAATAADLITNHLAMLTSPTWEQQSPVSAKAIRGGGEVLHWHATDEPGLGNSGEWYVERYAEGTRWDRNGTADVTVSGQAKSLLFVMTRRIPLTGKKAGYVITEGKVALAEHWLKHTAHVSE; via the coding sequence ATGATTCCCGAGCTGAACGCGGAACGCTGCCGGCTGGCACTCGAGGACCACGTGCTGCGGCTGGCGAAATCCGCTGTCACGGCCGGTGCCAGGACTTCGGTGCCGACCTGCCCGGACTGGACGGTGAAAGACCTGGTCCAGCACGTCGGCCAGACGCTGCACTGGGTGTCCGAGCTCGTCGAGCGCCGGGTCAGCGACCCGACCGAGCTGCCCAGCGCCGAGAAGCCCAAGGCGCCCAAGGTCGCGGAGTGGCAGGACTGGCTGTCCGACGCCGCCGCCCGCGCGGTCGCGGCCTGCTCCGACGAGGCGCTGGCGGACTCGGTGTTCAACGCCGCCGACGACAAGCGGACCGGCGCGGAGTTCTGGCTGCACAGCCTGCTCAACGAGGCCGTCATCCACGGTTACGACGCGGCCGCGGCCGCGGGCGACGACTACGACCTCGGCTACGACCTCGACGCCGCCACCGCCGCGGATCTCATCACCAACCACCTGGCCATGCTCACCTCGCCGACGTGGGAGCAGCAGAGCCCGGTCTCGGCGAAGGCGATCCGCGGTGGCGGCGAGGTCCTGCACTGGCACGCCACCGACGAACCCGGCCTCGGCAACTCCGGCGAGTGGTACGTCGAGCGCTACGCCGAAGGCACGCGCTGGGACCGCAACGGCACGGCCGACGTGACCGTCAGCGGTCAGGCGAAGTCGCTGCTGTTCGTCATGACGCGCCGGATTCCCCTGACGGGCAAGAAGGCCGGCTACGTCATCACCGAGGGCAAGGTCGCGCTGGCCGAACACTGGCTGAAGCACACCGCCCACGTGTCGGAATAG
- a CDS encoding cold-shock protein — MGLLGTVTWYEPGKGYGFASPDGGGADIFVHSSAIVTGGVVTEGQRVAFLIVEGERGPQAGHVIPLGEGAGSPAAAGIADGADGTVAWYDEDKGFGFINPDSGAGDVFVHARALAEGLTWLAEGDRVAYEVASGDKGPQARDVHLVRGAEPQTAPQRPAPAAAAGPAARDVPARGGEGVVARYDDDRGFGFITPDAGGDDLFAHASVITGSEPLQKGDRVRYAVRQSDRGPQADRIERL, encoded by the coding sequence GTGGGCCTGCTCGGCACCGTCACCTGGTACGAGCCGGGCAAGGGGTACGGCTTCGCGTCGCCGGACGGCGGCGGCGCCGACATCTTCGTGCACAGCTCCGCCATCGTGACCGGCGGCGTGGTCACCGAGGGGCAGCGGGTGGCCTTCCTGATCGTCGAGGGCGAGCGCGGCCCGCAGGCCGGGCACGTGATCCCGCTGGGAGAAGGGGCCGGCTCACCCGCTGCGGCCGGTATCGCGGACGGTGCCGACGGCACGGTGGCCTGGTACGACGAGGACAAGGGCTTCGGCTTCATCAACCCCGATTCCGGCGCTGGGGACGTCTTCGTTCACGCCCGGGCCCTGGCGGAGGGGCTGACGTGGCTCGCGGAGGGCGACCGCGTCGCCTACGAGGTGGCCAGTGGAGACAAGGGCCCGCAGGCCCGCGACGTGCACCTGGTCCGGGGCGCCGAGCCCCAGACGGCGCCGCAGCGGCCGGCACCTGCCGCGGCCGCAGGGCCGGCGGCGCGGGACGTGCCCGCACGAGGCGGCGAGGGCGTCGTCGCGCGCTACGACGACGACCGCGGCTTCGGCTTCATCACCCCGGACGCAGGCGGCGACGATCTCTTCGCCCACGCGTCCGTGATCACGGGGTCGGAGCCGCTGCAGAAGGGTGACCGGGTCCGGTACGCGGTGCGTCAGAGCGACCGGGGCCCGCAGGCCGACCGCATCGAACGCCTCTGA